In the Bacillota bacterium genome, AAAGCACCACCAGCTTTCCGGTGGCCATAGCAGAGGGGAAACACCCGTTCCCATCCCGAACACGGAAGTTAAGCCCTCTCGCGCCGATGGTACTTGGCGGGTAACTGCCTGGGAGAGTAGGTCGCTGCCGGGAAATATTGATCCTCGATAGCTCAATGGTAGAGCATCCGGCTGTTAACCGGAGGGTTGTAGGTTCGAGTCCTACTCGAGGAGCACGAGAAAGCCCTTTCCGACGAGTGTCGGAAAGGGCTTTTTGGCGTTTCCGCCAAGACAAAATAAGTTGCACCATCAAGGAGCAAAACAAGTCTTGTTGAATGGCCGACTCTGGTACAATTAACCCGAGGTGACCGCCATGCCTGAGGCGACGGTTCCCATGGAGAAGCTAGCCCATGCCCTCAGCGATCCGCTGCGCCTGAAAGTCCTCGACCTCGTCGCCGCGGGGCGGGCCCAAGGTTGCTGTTCGCCGGACAACCCCGAGATGCCGGACGGCGTCTGCGCCTGCGACGTCGAGGACAAGCTCCGTCTGGCCCCCTCTAAGCTGGCCTATCACATCAAGTAACTCAAGCAGGCGCGGCTGCTCAACGAGACCAAGCGCGGCCGCTGGGTCTACTACACCCTCAACCAGAAAGCCTTGGAGGACTTCGGCCGGCAGCTCAGGGCGAGGTTCGTTGGGTAGGTTAAGGCTCGGCCGGATCACGCGAAGGAAACCGGGTTTTGTGAAGAGAATTACTTTCACCGGCCGAGCCCTTTCGGCGCCCACGACACCACGCTTCGCATCAACGGCGGTCCTGCGCCTGCACCTGGCCGGACCCCTCCAACGTACAGCGACGATCACGGGCGCGAGGGTCAGAAGAAGGCCGAAAATCTGCGGCAAGTGAGGGGGTCAAGTGATTTGTCACTGGTGGAACTGAGTTGCCAGAAATTCATCAGCGAACTCGGGTCGAAGGCTCCGGTGCCTGGTGGCGGCGGAGCGTCGGCCCTGGTCGGGTCCTTGGGGGCGGCTCTTGGCTCGATGGTCTGCAACCTGACCATCGGCAAGAAGGCCTACCGCGAGGTGGAAGAGGAGATCAAGGGGGTCCTGGCGGAGACCACCGCCCTCCAGAACGAGCTTCTGGTCCTGGTCGACCGAGACGCCGAGGACTTCAAGCCCCTGGCGGCGGCCTATGGGATCAAGGCCGAGACGCCGGAGGAAAAGGAGAACAAGGCCCGCTTGATGGAGCAGGCCCTGAAGACCGCCTCGGGGGTCCCCCTGAAAATCGTCGAGCTCGCCCATGCCTCCCTGAAGCACCTCGACGTCCTCGCCGAGAAGGGTTCCAAGTTGGCCGTCAGTGACGCCGGCGTGGGCGCGGCCTTCGCCCGCTCGGCTCTTGTCGGGGGCAAGTTGAACGTGATGATCAATGCCAACATGATGAAGGACCGGGCCTACGCCGACGAGATCATGGCCCGGACCAACCGGCTCGTCGAGGAAGGCACGACCCTCGCCGACAAGGTCTACGACAAGGTCGTCAAGCGGCTGTCGGTCTGAGGCTCACATATTCGGACTAGGAGGCAAGAACCATGGGCGAGACCCTCAGCGGTAAGAAGGTGGCCGGCGAGGTCATCCCGGAATTGACGGCCCGGTGCAAGACCCTCCTCGATCGCGGGATCAACCCGAAGCTGATGATCGTCCGCTTCGGAGCCAACCCGGACGATCTCTTCT is a window encoding:
- a CDS encoding cyclodeaminase/cyclohydrolase family protein; protein product: MELSCQKFISELGSKAPVPGGGGASALVGSLGAALGSMVCNLTIGKKAYREVEEEIKGVLAETTALQNELLVLVDRDAEDFKPLAAAYGIKAETPEEKENKARLMEQALKTASGVPLKIVELAHASLKHLDVLAEKGSKLAVSDAGVGAAFARSALVGGKLNVMINANMMKDRAYADEIMARTNRLVEEGTTLADKVYDKVVKRLSV